Part of the Aquicella lusitana genome is shown below.
CAGTAAAAAATCCTCGCCTTCCGATTGTATTTTTTTTACAAATTGCATACCTGCTTTCTCTAAAACATGCTGCGATTTTTTATTATCCAATCTCGTCAATGCGATTATTTTACTCACACTTAAATTTTTGAATCCCCACTCAATCAACGCCTTTGCAAGTTCCGTTGCGTATCCTTGATTCCAATATTTTTTATGAATAATATATCCTATTTCTATATCAGCTTTTTCAGCAATTGCTCCGGAATAATAAAAAAGTCCGGCGCGGCCAATAAATTCATTATTATCTTTTAAAAA
Proteins encoded:
- a CDS encoding GNAT family N-acetyltransferase, whose amino-acid sequence is MTIFLETKRLIIRAPSLSDYNNWLVVHAESDEMQYPNEVVEAWLNHHILEFQQNGFSMGSVFLKDNNEFIGRAGLFYYSGAIAEKADIEIGYIIHKKYWNQGYATELAKALIEWGFKNLSVSKIIALTRLDNKKSQHVLEKAGMQFVKKIQSEGEDFLLFEIYK